CCAAAATTTGAGAAGGAGCAGCAAGAGGGAGAGTAGGATTCGGCATCAAGCAGTGAAGAGGAGCCGATAACTGAGGTAAATCCATGCACCAATCTCCATATTGAGAATAGCATTCATATAGTTTTCAACATAGCATCTTGAGATAGGATTTAGAAGTCCTATGGCAATAGCATTTCAACAAGATAATACCAAGAAGACAATGGTATAGCTTTAACAATTAAGAACAGTAGCAAACTACTTAGAACCTCACCACAGTGATCAATTAGCATAACATTTAGCCCTTTCCAGTAAGCCATTCATACGATACCCAACTTGGAATTTTGGTACATAGCTACTGCCATTGAGAGGCCTAAGTAAAATAACTAAGTTAGAAGACTTAGCTTAGGGGGAAGGCTGTCCAGTGATAACGAGATTACGGGGGAGACCGAGAAGGGAGCTGCCTCACGCGAATCCGACAGACGGGGCAGCGACGCAGCAGCTCCGAAGGCGAGGAGCTCCCCGACACTTGTTCGGCGCCGGCGCTGATGTCTCCGGAGGAAGATTCTCGGCggagaaaagaaaacagaGAGGGAGACGGAGAGTGAAAGGCGACACCTTCTCTGTCGGAGACTTCGTCTGGAGGAGAGAACGGCGGTGGCGAATCCGCCGGAGAGCCGAGATCTCCTCCGAGCTCGACGAAAGAAGCGAATGCGATGGAGAAGGAAGTACCCGCCGACGGGACTCCGAAATTCAGTCGAGGTGGAGGCGATTTCGCCGGAGAAGAGGGAGAAGGGCGGCTGGAGACGTCGTTCCTTCCGATTCTGAAATTGGATTAATTTGGGAGAAAATGGATTGTGGAAGAGAGGGAGTTGACCGATGGAGGTGTACGTGGTCCTTGGTGGACtaattatcttaattaattggtTGGGCCTTAGTATTTTCTTTCaaagtgaaataagatgaACTTAAAAGAGCTATTAAGGAAAAGTGGGACGATTATTTTAGGGGCCGAGAATAAGTATGAATTTTGGACTAAAATTAAGCTTATTAGCTAAGTGgttaattcacaaaatttggtcgATGGAATAAACCTTAGTCAATCGAGAAAGTTGGACTAgtcatcaatattttttttgccaaGTCAAAATGAAAGGAAATGGGCCCAGAGAAAGTGTGGTAAGGAAAATCAATTATTGGACCAAGAGATTGATTATATTGGGCCAAGAATCAATTAAGTTTGGATGAGAATAAATTAGCATGACAGATGGACTTGTTTAATCGTGGTTGGAACTATAGTAGATACATGTTGATATGTTGAGACGAGAAATTAAATAGTCAAGGCcgagaattaatttattggagtggaattaatttaaggacttgagttggagctcaatcaattaattttcgaataatttattatgtttcTGAAGATGGAAAATATTGAAGTTGGAGAAGCAAGGGTCGCCTTAAGAAAATTCAAAGAGAGGATTTAGCAAGGGATTTTCCATGAATCCGTACTTTATTAATAAGTACTCAAGTGtttatttttgagaaaatacaATTTCCCCGAAGTTAGTAAAGTGAATAATCAAATCTTTCGAAGTAGTGAAAAGCCCGAAGTAGGATTAAGGAGATCCTATAAGCCGAGACTAAGATATAGGTGCTATCcaataggatgcatgcattgttTTCTCAAGAGAAATATTTCAAGTACTAATTAGCGTGCtacgctatttattttcaaaaggATATTTTGCTCGAGGGCAAAGTGAGGCCAACACGAGAGTTGTTATTTGGAGATAAGCATATCAAGTaggctttcttttaatatccagtactatagtgtggatataaagcaaatatttgtgaaattatgaaaaattatttttctcaaaatggagcagtgattattttaaagtgttgtcatgccataaattgtttgttttgaggCCTATCTGTTGGGGTTGTAGCCTGCAGGGTTTGGCGATGCCAAACCTAGTTTAACGAATTCGGTTCCCAATAGGACCGCAAATCCTGTTCGGAATAATGTGCACGAGGGCCGTGAGCCATCAACGGTTGGCCGACGATGTGTCCgctgaaggtggccaccttcacgGTACACGATACACAGATTTGGCGAGTGTTTCAAATAACATAGATTGATCAATCGAACTTTTAGTCCACAAACGAATTTAGtatgctcgggccttttaagaaaacTCACGTGTGATACTGTAGATGGATGACaactatatattgtatgttttgttttcggcatgtgtccactaagtactcctgtactcagccctgcatgtatttataaatgtgcagATTAAGCAATGGGGCGGAGGTGTGCTGATCAGAGTCGATGCTACTTAAGTAAATAAGTGTGGATCTCTCGACGCTTCGTGTCTTCATACGCGACGTCGTTCTTTGGACTTTTTCCGCTGCAGTTTGTTAAGAGAGAATATAGTAAACTCTCAACGTCGTAACTGATTCATTTTGATGAAATGCTATCTGTCATTTAAATCCTTGTAATCGAATATTTGGATCCTATCTTATGAtattgtttgacttttcaaTGTGCAAGttctatttccattttcgtccctATTTCTTTAAATCCATTATTAGTCGCGGTTTACCCGCTTTCACTATCTTTATTaaaatgcggtcgtgacaaactaatactcccttcgtcgaataatagatgtcacatttgggtgatgaaataaaattttagaagatgttattttgtgtgttaagtgaagacaaaaaatatattactccatctgtcccacaatatgagtcacatttagtgggcacatggattttaagaaatgtaaagaatagtgggttagaaaagttagtggaatatgaggttcattttttttatattggttttataatagaacGTGACTACGTgaatgaagtgagttagttgaatgtgagacctacttaccatttatagtaaaagttaaaTGTAGCTTTTATCGTGGGATAGACCGAAATGTCAAAATGTGACTCATATTGTGGAACAGATGAAGTATTATAAATTGATGTGAGataaaacttttttcaaaaaagaaaatgtgacattttttattgacaAACTAAACAGGAAATTGTGATATCTTCTTTGAGACATAGAAAGTAATTTATTAagtaagtaattaattatttaaattatgaattatactccctctgccacaaaaaatatactcctagttttaccatttttggccgtcCACCAAAACTAGACCAAATTCTAAATATGTAAATCTTTAATCAATgaagtactactaataatatggacttCAAAATCCACTAGCACTATTTTCATCACATTTTCCCCATCTTTCATTTACTTTACCagttatacattaaaatcgTATTATTTACGAgttagtctattttttagaTGGaatgagtataattttaaataaataattattattattgttattattttattattaatcaataactaATCTAGACAATCTTAATGtaattatatgaaattatatttgattataatagtaccaataaataactataattataatagtaatatttatattaatgaagTTATAAACTAATAACTCATTTAGAAACtcttaatatataattatttaaattattctatttcttgaaatatatGTGCGATTTCATAATTAACCTCTATCTATGTACAACAACATTTACTAGGAGTCTAGGAGAATGAAAGCAAATTTACGTTCCATGAAAATAATCATTAGTTCATTACACATATTTGTCTCCAACGCTGATCGTAAATTTTTAGTCTATTAGAGCATCAACAATAGAGGCTAGCCGACCGGTTAGCTGATTTGCGtcgctagccgaaccattgcagtcGGCCAGCGGCGAATCGGCAAgaaaatcggcgtgggctaaCCGATTTAGGTGCACTGGCCGCCATtatggcgtgccgatcggccagtgcccattttcgttttttttttttaatttttgaaaacctatatatacgcgattttagtttcattttcatttgcaccacttgttttaacgagtttttctctctctctaactttctgtacaagagcaacgtcgagcgatggacaacaacaacgactCCGGTCCGGCGACGAGCGGCTCTCATACGCCCATGGTACCCGTGGGATGCTGGATGGGGCCAGATGGGCGGGCGAGATGGGCCCAGGGTTTAACGGCCCTTGGGGGCggttgatggggatgatggctggAGCGTCGGGGGGAATGCGGGGGGGGAACCGGGGGGTATGTCGTGGGGGATGTCGGGTGGGGGGCAGGCGAGCGGCGGGCAGTCAGCGCCGGGGTGTGGAGGTATGGTATGATGTGGCAGGGAGGGATGCGGCACggtatgcatcccgggatgcagggGCCACCAGGGGGGGGACACGGTCTATCGtccctctcttgattttttgacggattcgtctcacacgtcgaccccagtggagacgcagttcactggcgatgaccttTGTCATTGCATGGGATGGAgatcgatctcggggatcCGAACACTCCCGTTCCAGCGGGTCGGACCGCgccaaagaagaagaagggcaaGGGGAAGGGCAAGGTGGTCGGCGAGTTCTCGCAGCCCGGTGTTGACGACACCCCCacgcggaggaagtggacggaggatgagtacgccggtGTGGCCAAGTCGTGGTTGTCGGtttgcgacgatccgctggttgcgaacaaccagcgggtcgtcaacatgtgggcgaagattagAGCAGCCTACAAGAGGAACTGCCCGCATGGGAAGGACTACAGCGGGGATGAGTGCCGAAGGGGTGGGAACGGATCGGGGCCGCGGTCGGCTGATTTTCGgggttgtacgccaacgccctccgccCGTGTGACTAGTGACGCAGAATGAGAAGGACGCCGAAGGATAGCGGAGAGTCGGTTCCCCTTGccggggaagtataaggagttcctCTTACAGGAATGCTATGTGTTcttgaaggactccgagaagttcgggcggggtgcgacgttgggtggccgaagaagcggtggctgaactattccggcgactacggcggcagcggcggccaagcggatcccacgacctctcCCCGGATGCTTTGAGGAGTTTCCGTCCCCTCCATCCGCTACTCGTcgccctcgcccggttggccaaaagcgggcgcaacgggcgGCGAGGGGAGGATCCTCCCTATCGCCCCAGGAGGTCATCTCGGCCCCCCCACCCCCACGCGCGTACACGTTATTCTCGCGTGCAAAGACGGAGGAATGTATGTTCgcggtcttccaagagtggaaggcCGCAACCGACCTCACGGAGAAGAGGTTCCTctactcgatgctcgagaacatGCGGGTGGATTTGGATGCCTCGAGGGCACTGGTGGGGGGTTCAGACGCGGGCTCGAGATAccccgggtggcggcggcgggacggcggcggcgacgacgaggagtagagagtggcgtggctcgtgtgtggaagccctttttttttgaaaaaaatcatgtattttttttttatttatgtacctttttttttaatgaaatgaatgaatttttccgtatatgtctcgtaaatttaattacgtaatttaatcgtaaattttattccgtaaaatgtagttgtttttgaattatttttattgcggctgacctatgctgatgtggcaggtggatttttagtgctgatgacgtggcagagagagagagtggctggcctataGCTGGCCTATGACTAGCCTATttctattgtggatgctcttatatgcACTTATAATTAAGTGAAAAAATCGGGCAGTCAATTCCTTTCTGTATAGCTAGGCTTAATACgtcaatcaattaattaattataacattttagCATCTTGTAGAtctgataattaattaatcactaattttaaacaacaaacaaataaataaaaaatagtaaaacacATTTCTagatcaattttattataaattaaattgcagTTACCTGAGATCTGTGACTATAGAGACAACCACCGATTTATGTTCTTTAGCATTTTGAAAGATGAGTTTTTCATTCttataaatcctaatttatgtttttcgcatttttttgccatttttacTACTCTTGAAACAAAATTGTCAGAAAAACGAATTTAAACTCCTGGCTTAGATTATAGTTGATTTgcatattaataatttaatatccAGGTAAGTTTGAGCATATAAGGAAGGTCAACATAAAACTAGATACTATACTTTACTGTCACATTGAATGGCCAGCGTAATACTATACTGTCACATTTATTAGAGTTTGCCATATATCTCAATGGAAATGGAAAGATAAAAAGACACTATACTTTTTGTAATTACATTTTTCCACTCTATGTTTTCGAGgtgatttaaaattaagaacaaTTGATTTCAgaggaaattacaaaaagGTCCTTAGATAATTGGGTTCTCATGTTTCCGGTCCTAGACAATTTTAGCACCTTTAGTCTTTATTATcttaatgaatttaaattataaatatacttgcaaataaatacaaaatttacttaaatttgaaatactatataaatgcagtaaaatttattataattacaaatcTTTATTATCTTAATGAATTTACAAATAGAgtaaatttttcataattatagatctttaacattataattatcatgttctcaattatatgtttatttatatataatttttataattagtatgtctttttacacttaaagaatatgaatattatcaacaattttttttattattaaattatttggaatgattaaatataggtatataaaaatttataagttatcAAATCAGCAAAAGCAACACAAAATTATtagatagaaaataaaatgtactatTCGACTTATCATCAATATATCAataccaaattaattttagaaatatataatgaactaaaaaaaaaaaacttatagCAAATGGGCATATTGTACACATATGCATATTGTAGCACAAGTTATAAGTCTACtaaaatatacaacaataaaattaatttattatacaacaacctaaataaactaaataatcaatcaatcatTCTCGCCCCCAATAAACCCTAAAGAATAATCCGGCGCCTTTCGCCTATAAGTCCTGCATCTTGTGTCGACAACATTTATTCAGACATCAACCAGAAGAACATGGAAATCATTCCTGCACATAAAACAGACAATCGACTTCACCAAGGTATCACTGATTCACTATAGATTTGTACTATATTAGTCAATCtttgcatttaaaattaagtatagAAATGGATTCAAAATGACATACGTTCCTCCATCCGAAGTGTCATTAATGAATCTGAAACTGAATTGGAAATTCAATATGTTTATGCGTGTATTTCTATGGTACATATAAGAAATCGTAATAAAAACGACCTCTGTGAGATAATTAAACCTAGAAATAGTGTGATTGATATGCTATAGATGCTCCTTGTCAAAATAGAGTACCGATtacattgttttttttgtgcGCAGGAACAATGAACGAAAAATTCACAGACGACTGCGGAAAAATGTTACTTAGAAAAATACCGTGcatacttttccttttatatCATTCAACCTTAGTCTACGAAATGGATAtccgatttatttttaaaaatctttccACTTCCATTTTCACTTCCACATTAATCGTAATGAACGGAAAAGAACATCTTCACTTCCTTAACcgtattatattattcataatgatatttttgctattttccCCAAAATCCCCTTTATGAGCATAATACTATAGCGTAGAATCCACGACCGTGTTCCATCGAGGTTCCGACGTTCAATGCCCAGGCCGAGGCCCGATACTCAGTCCTTCCCAAAAAGATAATGGGCAATCCCGATGTGAGATTGACAAGGATAAActtataaaagtaattaacTATAGGTTGCGTGAGTGAATTGAGAACTTCCAATAGATGATGGGCCAAATTGAGAAAACAAGATTCCGTGGGGCGAAACCGAATAAAGGTTGGAATACCGCTATTTCATTCGAATCCATCCCCTTTCACGCGCACAACCCATAGTTAAATTGCACTTTCTTCGTTCTCTCTCGCCGCCGTCACGCGCTAATTTCACACACAGTAACGATGGTCGGAGAGGAGAAGCGGCATCAGATGATGCAGAATTTGTTCGGCGACCAATcggaagaagaggaagaggaggaggaggttgAATCCGAGCACGAGTCCAATCGCCAACCTGATTATGCCTCTGtatgatttcttttaattacttttcaaTTCAATCTAAGCTTGTGCGATTCCACTAGGTTAACTGTCGCTTTTTATCTGTGTTGTTTTcgttgtccaaataattgGTGATTTTGATGGCATTGTGATTTCAGCTGGGGCTAAATCCTAATTTCGTCCAGTTtgcttttcccttttttgttgttgtgaGATAAACTGTTTTCTGGACCAATTATATTCggtgaattcattttttttgtgtaataTATGTTGTTCAGCTGTTTTGTGGTTTAATCGGTGTGCACTgacttgtaattttttatgtgcATGAGGAGAGTAACTCTCTTGATGCTTCGttcagttttattttttattgaaactaATCTACAGCTCTTTGCTagtatttttagtaaatacaATTAAGAAAAGTTATTTTCATGTTTGAAAGAATTGGTTTAGGGTCTGgaaatttgtattttactGATACAAATGCTACATGAGTTCACGAATTGCACACCCAATCACTTATCTACTGTTGTTAGGAAAAAATGGGATATTATGAGTTTTTATTCAGCACGGTTTGTCAGCTATTAATTGTGATATGCATGAATTAATCAACAAGTTTAGAAATCAAATTTCTCAATGAACCAGCAGATAAAATATCTTACATTGAAAGTTAAACCACATGCATCCTACATACTCCTTGTTTTGAATTCATCAAAACTATGTTAGGATGAAGGGGATGAAGGACCGGATGCTGAAGGTGAAGCTGAAGGTGAAGGTGAAGTTGAAGGTCAAGGAGAGGCAGAAATTGAGAGCGAGGGTGAACCTCAAGATCTTGATCCTTTACAAGGTGAGAGTGAGGGTGAGAGAGATAAAAGCTCTCAGGAATTGGAGATAGGTAACCAAAGGGAACAAAGTCAAGAAAGGTATTCGGAGAGTGATGATAAGGAGGATTATGACCAACGAGTTGTTACTAGTAGAAGACATGATGCAGTTGAAAGTGGGTCAGAACGATCTGGAGAAAACCAATATGTTGCTAATGAGGATGACGAAGTGAATCAGGCTAGGAGTCACAGGTCATTTTTTCGCCCCTTTCTTTTAATCTACTTTGCTGTCTCTCTGAGAGATATTCTGTTTCTCTTCAGCTATCTAATATCATTGTTACTAGCTAACTCCTGCACTGGATGTATCATGTATATAGTTGCAAATTATTTGTAACTATTTTCATTGCATCATCTTCTACTTGTGCTATACAGTCTCTGACTGCCATGATCCTGACAATGTGTTTTTAACTTTTCTGATTGTGTTGATGCATTTGgggatttattttttcaatccgTGTATAAATATTGATTCATTTAAGACAAATGTTGAAAGTGGTTGTAGTAGTAGGAAAATGtatttaaaaatgtcaatatattgGAGAGAAAGAATGAATTGATACCGAGGGAAGAATTAATAATCGCAACCTAAGTGGAGGAGGTCtgagattaattttaatatgattGAGGAAAGAGCAGGAAAAAATTTACTCTGAAGTCACAGCTCTAGCTAACAATCTTTTTGACATGTGTGCTTCACTTTTTCTGTcctattttctaaaatttaggTTCCCCACTTTTCTCTAACTTTATGCTTTCCTGTAACTGCATATAAGATGACTGTAAGATTCGATCTCAACCCTAGAAAGGGAACGCTTCGACAGAAGTTTAGTGTCATATGCaactcattttagtgtaatgGTAAGATGCTGATTGCAAGATAGTTCAATGGATATTATGGATTGAAAGGTTGAGAAGATGGAAAAGGATACTGTAAGAGATGATAAAGGGAATCGATAATTACCAATGCCTGATTTTCTCTTAAACTAATACATCCAGTGACACTGctcatttataatttatttgccTTTAATACATTAGTCCAAAATGTTCAGTGGTCTGGATTATGTGATCTGCAGTGTATCTGGTGATGAGAAAGACGAGGATCAGTTTTTGCAGTCAGCCCCAGAGATTCGTGATGTTTTTGGAGACTCTGATGATGAAGAACAAGCAGAATACAAAGTTCAGGATCAGatcgaagaagatgaaattgtTAGTTGATGTGGATTTTAACAGCactgttttattttttccactcTGTGCGTAATCTAATATATTAAGATATATTCCTAACACAGAGATCCCCGATTGAAGATATGGGGAATTATGAGAAAGATTTGAGGCCAGATGACATGATACCTGATGAAGATGCACCCTATTACTCTGAAGAAGAGCATATTGATGCTAGAACTAAAGAGAAACCAGTTGGTCCACCACTTGAGCTGGAAATTCCTCTGCGCCCTCCTCCATCTGAATCCGACAAGGTTTACCTTCAGTTCTCAGAAttcatgattaaaataaatgttgaaGTAAAACTTCATTTGGTTCATCCTTGAATAAGTTCATCCAGGCTGCGTAATCTTAAATATGTATTGGTCTACACTCTACtgttaatttttcttttagcAGATCTAATTATCTTGCAGCATGTGCTACTACAGCCTGTGACTTTGTGATTTGTTAAAAAGTTAATTTGGTTGTTGTATGAATGCATAGAGAGTATAGTTTAGCTTAAACataatttcactaattttctGATATCTCTAAGAACTTCAACTTGAAACAAAATGATATAATGGTGGGTGATTTTTTTGAATCTGAGACACGTTTGGTCCTGGAGAAGATGATACCTGAGTGATAATGCTATATGTACGGTTAGTGTATCATCTGTTTTCTCTTCTTTCCAGTGATTTGATGATTTCTTGAGATTCGAGGATTtgatttcttaaattatttgtaCTAAATTCAAGTATGGCTGAAGGTGCTATTTCATTTATGTATCTGGTTGTCTAATGTAAAAACTTTCAATCTGATTAATAAATATCAACACTTTTGGATATGCTTATACCTAAGGCTAGGGTTCCTGTGCATGtttcactttcttttacatGCTACTCATTCATAGTAAATCTTTTGGGATTACTTTACTTCTGTTGCAGATGAATATGATCAAAGTATCTAATATAATGGGCATAGATCCTACGCCATTTGATCCACATACATATGTGGAAGAGGATCATTATGAAACTGAGGAATCTGGGTCAAAAAAGAGGATAAGATTGGAGAACAATGTCATTCGCTGGAGAAAGGTCAAGCAGCCTGATGGCAGAACAACTGTAAGTGAATTAGTTAATGGAGTTTCCGCTCAGTCAAATCACATGGTCTTTCATTTTACATGAAGTTTCTAGAAACTCATTTACACAAGTGTTTATGGTTTTAGTAGCTTACTTTTTCTTGAATCTTCTAAGGTGGAAGCCTCTAAGGACTGGAGTAtcatttaacataaatttgtattttacttCTGTGGACAACTAGTCCTCTACATGTACTATGGAATTTTTCATCATGTATTATTTGCTGTATTTGCCACTACTGGATTGCTCGCTTTGTATTCTACATGTACTATAGTATCTGACACTACTTTGTTTAGATTGAAAGCAATGCTCGCTTCGTGGAGTGGTCAGATGGTAGCATGCAGCTACTTATTGGAAACGAAGTGCTTGATATATCTAAGCAAGATGCACAGCATGAACAGGCTCACCTTTTTATGAGACATGGAAGAGTaagttttttatgtttttattataatgtGGTGTAAAAACCCATTAAAACATATTTACAGAAGTTTACCCATGCTAAAGACTTTCTGCGTTGGAACTTGGAACTGCAAACGGCTAGGTGCTATAAGTCTGGATTTGGGATCTGAAATTTCTTTTCCCAGAT
The genomic region above belongs to Salvia hispanica cultivar TCC Black 2014 chromosome 3, UniMelb_Shisp_WGS_1.0, whole genome shotgun sequence and contains:
- the LOC125214588 gene encoding protein LEO1 homolog — its product is MVGEEKRHQMMQNLFGDQSEEEEEEEEVESEHESNRQPDYASDEGDEGPDAEGEAEGEGEVEGQGEAEIESEGEPQDLDPLQGESEGERDKSSQELEIGNQREQSQERYSESDDKEDYDQRVVTSRRHDAVESGSERSGENQYVANEDDEVNQARSHSVSGDEKDEDQFLQSAPEIRDVFGDSDDEEQAEYKVQDQIEEDEIRSPIEDMGNYEKDLRPDDMIPDEDAPYYSEEEHIDARTKEKPVGPPLELEIPLRPPPSESDKMNMIKVSNIMGIDPTPFDPHTYVEEDHYETEESGSKKRIRLENNVIRWRKVKQPDGRTTIESNARFVEWSDGSMQLLIGNEVLDISKQDAQHEQAHLFMRHGRSIFQSQGRIMNKMRFMPSSLASNSHRLLTALVDSRHKKVFKVKNCITDIDPEREKEQKEKAVHQSIKANELLSRKKEKVNRKYTQPIRRERQLSAGFLEGALEEEDEEYYEPRRSSGRRRFDDDLEMEARAEKRIINAKKGPKDMPRKSTFQAAKSSRRPVDFSDSEKEESEYETEGEEEEGSPPHRRHEEAEQDYGEEDEDLQQREQEEAYDESEEEAEEPKQKVRDSGGSLKRKGIDSDEDSPPRKTTTHRRMKMVYESDED